A genomic segment from Bacillus cereus G9842 encodes:
- a CDS encoding DUF3169 family protein produces the protein MKSKRKKQFDSVGKIALSMMGGFLTSYIALNLLSDEPRKLSSNTFIGICTIFGILMMYYTWKNTRMLAEARDEEESVQGRKLGIISIYLRVGDIVTQAWFVYAVITCRRALLQDTNVSFAVWNLVASIVCLTTVVIIGLITKNRYNKLYPEQGVTYMESMKMWTKNADEGLKHIVHEAGYKAYEFTNTILAYVWWAAVIYTAASDIDFVLIGLISFIWILHLGKFMYEMQRKMIY, from the coding sequence ATGAAGAGTAAACGAAAAAAACAATTTGATTCTGTGGGGAAAATAGCATTAAGTATGATGGGTGGCTTTTTAACGTCTTATATAGCTTTAAATTTACTCTCGGATGAACCGAGAAAATTATCATCCAATACATTTATAGGCATATGTACTATTTTTGGAATCTTAATGATGTACTACACTTGGAAGAATACGCGTATGTTAGCGGAGGCACGCGATGAAGAAGAGAGCGTACAAGGCAGAAAATTAGGCATTATAAGTATATATTTACGTGTAGGTGATATAGTGACGCAGGCATGGTTTGTATATGCAGTTATTACATGTAGACGTGCACTGTTGCAGGATACTAATGTTTCATTTGCGGTGTGGAATTTAGTAGCTTCTATTGTTTGTTTAACTACTGTAGTGATTATCGGGCTCATAACAAAAAATCGTTATAATAAGCTATACCCTGAACAAGGTGTAACGTATATGGAATCTATGAAAATGTGGACGAAAAACGCAGATGAAGGATTAAAGCACATTGTGCATGAGGCTGGATATAAAGCGTATGAATTTACGAATACAATATTGGCATATGTATGGTGGGCTGCCGTTATATATACAGCTGCTAGTGATATCGATTTTGTATTAATTGGCTTAATCTCATTTATTTGGATATTGCATCTCGGGAAGTTCATGTACGAAATGCAGAGAAAAATGATTTATTAA
- a CDS encoding DedA family protein produces the protein MEWIHELFQQYGYYVVLVGLLLEYIALPFPGEPTLAYAGFLAQKGDLSLPILIILSFIGTSVGMTIQYFLGNKLGMPFIQKYGKYVFLTQRKIDLTRMWFDKYGYFLIFIGFFIPGVRHFTGYFAGIINLPFRRFAITIYSGALFWVSFFLIGGYWLGGNLHDIFGVLEDHIGKIIVGVIVIVAITLGVRFRKQLKRVLLQNAS, from the coding sequence GCTTGCTGTTAGAATATATTGCACTTCCGTTTCCGGGAGAGCCCACATTAGCATATGCGGGATTTTTAGCGCAGAAGGGTGATTTAAGTTTACCGATTTTAATCATTCTATCCTTTATTGGGACAAGTGTAGGAATGACGATTCAATACTTTTTAGGAAATAAATTAGGTATGCCTTTCATTCAAAAGTATGGAAAATACGTATTTTTAACACAAAGAAAAATTGATTTAACGAGAATGTGGTTTGATAAGTATGGGTACTTCCTGATTTTTATTGGTTTCTTTATTCCTGGTGTACGTCATTTCACAGGATACTTTGCAGGAATTATTAATTTACCATTCCGTCGTTTTGCCATTACAATTTATTCAGGCGCTCTATTTTGGGTATCATTCTTCTTAATCGGTGGTTACTGGTTAGGTGGAAACTTACATGACATCTTTGGAGTGCTAGAAGATCATATCGGTAAAATCATTGTTGGAGTTATCGTTATCGTAGCAATTACGTTAGGTGTTCGTTTCCGCAAACAGTTAAAACGAGTATTACTACAAAACGCAAGCTAA
- a CDS encoding MFS transporter — MGKDLNFRVYILAIAAFVVGTVELIIGGTLDLVANDLGVSISAAGQLITIFSVVFALSGPVLLALTGKFERKTLYVGALSIFLIGNIISAFSVNYGMLMFSRVICAASGSLIIALSVTLASSVVEPHFRARAIGIIFMGISGSLVLGVPLGLVLGNAYGWRAPFVLISVLTVMAIACISLFLTKVPPTSVLSIKEQLATLKDKKIVSAQLTSFLFLTGHLTLYAYLTPFLKDVMHVEANWISVFYFIFGIAAVIGGGFGGWLADKWGSKKSIISIIIVFACAIFMLPLMTFSFPLFIIMMGLWSMLSWAISPAQQNYLIDIAPESAGIQQGLNNSALHLGIALGSTVGGVVIEKSSVIYNAWVGGGFIILALLCAIFSITRGRSTQFAKEESIV; from the coding sequence GTGGGGAAAGACTTGAATTTTCGTGTTTATATTTTAGCTATCGCGGCTTTCGTAGTCGGAACGGTTGAGCTAATTATAGGAGGAACGCTCGATTTAGTTGCCAATGATTTAGGAGTATCTATTAGCGCAGCTGGTCAGCTTATAACAATATTTTCGGTAGTATTTGCTTTGTCAGGTCCAGTTTTATTAGCTTTGACAGGGAAGTTTGAAAGAAAAACATTGTATGTTGGAGCATTATCGATTTTCTTAATCGGAAATATTATTTCGGCATTTAGTGTGAATTACGGAATGCTAATGTTCTCAAGGGTTATTTGTGCGGCGAGTGGTTCATTAATTATTGCACTATCGGTAACACTTGCTTCTAGTGTAGTAGAACCGCATTTTCGTGCGCGTGCAATTGGAATCATTTTTATGGGAATTAGTGGATCACTTGTACTTGGAGTACCGCTCGGTCTTGTACTCGGAAATGCATACGGATGGCGTGCGCCATTTGTATTGATTTCAGTATTAACAGTTATGGCAATTGCTTGTATTTCATTGTTCTTAACGAAAGTACCACCGACATCGGTATTATCAATAAAAGAACAACTTGCTACTTTAAAAGATAAAAAAATTGTAAGTGCACAGTTAACATCATTTTTGTTTTTAACGGGGCATTTAACATTGTATGCATATTTAACACCGTTTTTAAAAGATGTTATGCATGTTGAAGCAAATTGGATTAGTGTGTTTTACTTCATTTTCGGAATCGCAGCAGTAATCGGCGGTGGATTCGGTGGATGGCTTGCTGATAAATGGGGATCGAAGAAAAGTATTATCTCGATTATTATCGTATTTGCATGTGCAATCTTCATGTTGCCATTAATGACATTCTCATTCCCACTCTTCATCATTATGATGGGACTTTGGAGTATGCTGAGCTGGGCGATTTCACCAGCACAGCAAAATTATTTAATTGACATTGCACCGGAATCAGCTGGTATCCAGCAAGGTTTAAATAACTCTGCGCTTCATTTAGGAATTGCACTCGGTTCAACAGTAGGCGGAGTTGTTATTGAAAAATCATCTGTTATATATAACGCTTGGGTAGGCGGTGGCTTTATTATATTAGCACTGCTTTGCGCGATTTTCTCGATTACGAGAGGACGCTCTACTCAGTTTGCGAAAGAAGAATCTATCGTTTGA
- a CDS encoding DUF3938 domain-containing protein, producing MNQYIRYTIAVLFAIIGGTICFWTNTQLGENIIFNGIETLVSASILGGYIYFLFNPEENAQKTMLLTMIGIVGGCISYSMTNYTLPLQLSSAFFHGLWTWFIAFCLADVFNLLQDNEEDSGRQIESNS from the coding sequence ATGAATCAATATATACGATATACAATAGCTGTCCTGTTTGCTATTATCGGCGGTACGATTTGTTTCTGGACAAACACACAGCTTGGAGAGAATATCATTTTTAATGGAATCGAAACACTTGTAAGCGCTTCAATTTTAGGCGGATACATTTACTTCCTCTTCAATCCAGAAGAAAATGCTCAGAAAACAATGTTATTAACAATGATTGGAATCGTTGGTGGATGTATTTCCTACTCAATGACAAACTATACATTACCACTTCAATTAAGCTCAGCTTTCTTCCACGGTCTATGGACTTGGTTCATTGCATTCTGCTTAGCAGACGTATTCAACCTATTACAAGACAATGAAGAAGATAGCGGTCGCCAAATTGAAAGTAACTCTTAA
- a CDS encoding DUF3985 family protein — MEILSIILIVLLIYVVFKVAYVALKILAILLIIFLIVEFGSKLLGG; from the coding sequence ATGGAAATTTTATCAATTATTTTGATAGTCTTGCTCATTTATGTTGTTTTTAAAGTAGCATATGTAGCATTAAAGATACTCGCGATCCTATTAATTATCTTTTTAATCGTAGAGTTCGGCAGTAAGTTGCTTGGGGGATAG
- a CDS encoding YitT family protein, protein MGQLGDADYVPDTAFLSFPAAKTFHLEFMIQLVVIFIASILYAISMNMFFIPHNMISGGFAGVGMIIGYLMHYNIGALIFLLNIPLLILSHFYLGKKTTFLTAYFVAVSSLAMNIIPVHQVSDDILLSSVFGGVICGAASGIIFRFASSTGGFDVVGLIVAKYRDVSIGAIIFVFNLILLVAAGFIFGWDITLYTLISRFVVSKVIDAVHTKHIKLTIMTITEKGEEIKSALLHHGIRGVTMVDAVGGYTNHKKKMIYTVVTRYELGEMKRIIRQVDNKAFMNITETVEIVGRFKRI, encoded by the coding sequence ATGGGTCAACTAGGAGACGCCGATTACGTTCCCGACACCGCCTTTTTATCCTTCCCAGCAGCTAAAACATTTCATTTAGAATTTATGATACAGTTGGTTGTTATTTTTATAGCTTCTATTTTGTATGCAATTTCTATGAATATGTTTTTTATCCCGCATAATATGATTAGCGGTGGATTCGCTGGTGTAGGGATGATTATCGGTTATTTAATGCACTACAATATCGGTGCACTTATCTTTTTACTAAACATTCCTCTTCTTATTTTAAGTCACTTTTACTTAGGCAAGAAGACAACCTTTTTAACAGCGTACTTTGTAGCTGTGTCATCTTTAGCGATGAATATTATCCCGGTACACCAAGTTTCAGACGATATTTTACTTTCTTCTGTATTCGGTGGTGTTATCTGCGGAGCAGCTTCAGGAATTATATTCCGATTTGCTTCTTCAACAGGTGGTTTTGATGTTGTTGGATTGATTGTAGCAAAATATCGAGATGTTTCAATTGGAGCAATCATATTTGTATTCAACTTAATCTTACTTGTCGCAGCAGGTTTTATTTTCGGATGGGATATTACACTTTATACGTTAATTAGTCGATTTGTAGTCAGCAAAGTTATCGATGCTGTGCATACGAAACATATTAAATTAACGATAATGACTATTACAGAAAAAGGCGAGGAAATAAAAAGCGCACTACTACATCACGGCATACGCGGGGTGACAATGGTAGACGCTGTCGGCGGCTATACAAACCATAAGAAAAAAATGATTTACACTGTCGTGACTCGCTATGAGTTAGGCGAAATGAAACGTATTATCCGTCAAGTGGATAACAAAGCATTTATGAACATTACTGAAACAGTTGAAATTGTCGGCCGTTTCAAACGTATATAA
- the yidC gene encoding membrane protein insertase YidC, whose product MLKSYRAVLVSLSLLLVFVLSGCSNAAPIDAHSTGIWDHYFVYPISFMIQFVAHHIPGASFGIAIIIMTLVIRSAMIPLAVSQYRSQAKMKKMQPELQKLKKKYGDVGKDLEKQKQYQKEMSELMKSGGWNPLAGCWPIFIQMPIFSALYYAISRTEEIRTSSFLWVNLGHADPYHILPIIAALTTFIQMKVFQSNITPGEQVQMLKIQQIMMPAMILFMGFAAPSGLVLYWITGNLFTMTQTIVLRKIMEREELQLQKA is encoded by the coding sequence ATGTTAAAATCATACCGAGCTGTGCTCGTTAGTTTATCATTATTACTTGTTTTTGTTTTATCTGGCTGCAGTAATGCAGCCCCAATTGATGCACATAGTACTGGGATTTGGGATCATTATTTCGTATATCCAATCTCGTTTATGATTCAATTTGTTGCTCATCATATACCTGGAGCTAGCTTTGGGATTGCAATCATTATTATGACGCTCGTTATTCGTTCAGCGATGATTCCATTAGCTGTTTCACAATATCGTAGCCAAGCGAAAATGAAGAAAATGCAACCTGAATTGCAGAAGCTAAAGAAAAAGTACGGTGATGTAGGCAAAGATCTTGAAAAACAAAAGCAGTATCAAAAAGAAATGTCAGAGCTAATGAAATCAGGCGGTTGGAATCCACTTGCTGGTTGCTGGCCAATTTTTATACAAATGCCGATTTTCTCTGCTTTGTATTATGCGATTAGCAGAACGGAAGAGATTCGCACATCTTCTTTTTTATGGGTGAACTTAGGACATGCAGATCCATATCATATATTACCGATTATTGCAGCGTTAACGACATTTATTCAGATGAAAGTTTTCCAATCTAATATTACACCTGGAGAACAAGTACAGATGCTAAAGATACAGCAAATTATGATGCCGGCAATGATTCTATTTATGGGGTTTGCGGCGCCATCAGGACTTGTATTGTACTGGATAACAGGTAACTTATTTACAATGACACAAACAATCGTATTAAGAAAAATAATGGAACGTGAAGAGTTACAATTACAAAAAGCATAG
- a CDS encoding helix-turn-helix transcriptional regulator: MKLQNRVRELRAKHRLSQGDLGKAIGSSRQTISLIERGDYAPSIVLSLKIAQIFNVAVEEIFTLVEGEEDDEE, translated from the coding sequence ATGAAGCTTCAAAATCGAGTGAGGGAATTGCGAGCAAAGCATCGTTTATCACAAGGGGATTTAGGGAAAGCGATTGGATCATCACGGCAAACGATTAGTTTAATTGAGCGCGGGGATTATGCACCATCTATTGTATTGTCGTTAAAAATCGCACAAATTTTCAATGTAGCGGTGGAGGAAATATTCACGTTAGTGGAGGGGGAAGAGGATGATGAAGAGTAA
- a CDS encoding GNAT family N-acetyltransferase has protein sequence MEITTERLIIRPFKSTDLQDVFAIYNNDDTCKFLLHNKWTHEDMQKRFNKKLANNALTEESILSLAVIYKTKVVGDLSVWYTNMKDTVEIGYSFSNEVVGRGLATEAVSSLVFKLFNECNVHRIQANLDARNTASKKLCERIGMRKEAHFIQDFWNKNEWTDSFVYGMLSSDL, from the coding sequence TTGGAAATCACAACAGAAAGATTAATAATTAGACCTTTTAAGAGTACTGATTTACAGGATGTATTTGCTATTTATAATAATGATGATACATGTAAGTTCCTATTACATAATAAGTGGACTCATGAAGACATGCAGAAAAGATTTAATAAGAAGCTAGCAAACAATGCACTTACTGAAGAATCAATATTAAGTTTGGCAGTTATATACAAGACTAAAGTAGTTGGTGACTTATCCGTATGGTACACAAATATGAAGGATACTGTTGAGATTGGTTATAGTTTTTCAAATGAAGTAGTTGGAAGAGGTTTGGCAACAGAAGCAGTAAGTAGTTTGGTGTTTAAATTATTTAATGAATGTAATGTACATCGTATACAAGCTAATCTTGATGCACGTAATACAGCTTCAAAAAAATTGTGTGAACGAATAGGTATGAGAAAGGAAGCCCATTTCATACAAGATTTTTGGAATAAAAATGAATGGACAGATAGTTTTGTATATGGAATGTTATCCTCCGATTTGTAG